GGATCGACCGGCAGTCTGCGACCACCCTCCCGCCGGGCCGCCGAGTTTGCCGGCCGGGGCAGTGAGCGTGGACCCCGCTGTCGTCGGCGACCTCCCGACCAAGACGCGCGCCAATCCGGCAGGCACCACGTTCTGGCTCGCCCCCGGCGTCCACTCGCTGGGTGGCGGCCCTTTCGCACAGGTGATCCCGAAGGACGGCGACGTCTTCCTTGGCGCACCGGGGGCGGTGCTGGACGGTCACGGAATCACCCGGTACGCGTTCACTCAGCACGCCGGTGACGTCACGATCCGGTACCTGACGGTGCGGGGCTTTGTTCCGCCGCGCAACGAGGGCGTGGTCAATCACGACTCCGGGAACGGCTGGGTCATCCGCGACAACGCGATCAGGGGCAACCGCGGCGCGGCCTTGATGGCGGGCGCGAACCAACAGGTGGTCGGCAACTGCCTCGCCGACAACGGCCAGTACGGAATGAACGCATATCAGGCGGCCGGCGGCATCACGAATCTTCTCGTCCAGGGCAATGAGATCGTCGGCAACGACGCCGATGATCTTGAGGCGACCCAGCCCGGATGCGGTTGCTCCGCGGGCATCAAGTTCTGGGCGGTCTCCGGTGCCGACGTGCGCGACAACTGGGTGCACGGCAACCGGTCGGCCGGTCTCTGGGCGGACACCAACAACAACGATTTCTTGATCGAGAACAACTGGATCGAGGACAACGACAGCGAAGCGGTGACCTACGAGATCAGTTACAACCTGGTCCTGCGCAACAACACGATCCGCCACAACACGGTGCGCAAGGGCACGTCCTTCGCCATCCGCAAGGACGACTTCCCGGTGGCCGCGGTTTACCTCAACGCCTCCGGCGGTGAACCGCGGGTCCCCGCCCGCACCGATCGCGTCGAGATCTACGGCAATCTCTTCGACCGCAACTGGGCCGGAATCACTGCGTTCGAGGACGCCAACCGCTTCTGCAACAGTCCGGTCAATACCTCCCGGGGCGCCTGCACCCGGGTGGGTCCCACGCGGGCCGACTGTG
The Sporichthyaceae bacterium DNA segment above includes these coding regions:
- a CDS encoding right-handed parallel beta-helix repeat-containing protein, which gives rise to MDPAVVGDLPTKTRANPAGTTFWLAPGVHSLGGGPFAQVIPKDGDVFLGAPGAVLDGHGITRYAFTQHAGDVTIRYLTVRGFVPPRNEGVVNHDSGNGWVIRDNAIRGNRGAALMAGANQQVVGNCLADNGQYGMNAYQAAGGITNLLVQGNEIVGNDADDLEATQPGCGCSAGIKFWAVSGADVRDNWVHGNRSAGLWADTNNNDFLIENNWIEDNDSEAVTYEISYNLVLRNNTIRHNTVRKGTSFAIRKDDFPVAAVYLNASGGEPRVPARTDRVEIYGNLFDRNWAGITAFEDANRFCNSPVNTSRGACTRVGPTRADCVQPGISSEPLLSDCRWKTQRVAVHDNLFVFDPSAVGCPNGLCGWMALLANTGTKPDWSPYKGSTVSDAVTFRQDNVWSHNTYRGPWRFVVHDTTRRVDFDGWRDGPYRQDTGSTS